The following proteins come from a genomic window of Polaribacter dokdonensis:
- a CDS encoding PorP/SprF family type IX secretion system membrane protein: MKKIYILLITLLCSANLSSQEVNLPQYLNYLGDNPFAITPAYVGIGSGLRMRLNGLTQWVGIKNAPETQSLSIESRLADRFGGGLTVFKDANGNTSQQGFKATFASHLILSDVNQSFFSFGFTYSLVMFNINANNFEDLDAGLGNTLNFNTSNFDVSFLYRYNDYGVSFNASNLLDKKDRFFSNGEPVILRRYSLYNYYIFTRFYGDYEFEPSILVEYFEGDQRSRTDLNLKIRKRTASGYIWAGFTYNFLNDQLFNPNTFAPLIGIKSGNLYASYGFGININNTQSFNVGSHMITLGFDFKKRESLARCTKKFYMFQ, translated from the coding sequence ATGAAAAAAATATATATTCTACTAATTACCTTGCTTTGCAGTGCAAACTTAAGTTCACAAGAAGTAAACCTCCCTCAATATTTAAACTATTTAGGAGACAACCCTTTTGCAATAACACCTGCTTATGTTGGTATTGGCTCTGGTTTACGAATGCGATTAAATGGTTTAACTCAATGGGTTGGAATTAAAAATGCACCAGAAACACAATCATTATCTATAGAAAGCAGGCTTGCAGACAGGTTTGGAGGTGGTTTAACCGTTTTTAAAGATGCAAATGGTAATACATCTCAACAAGGTTTTAAAGCAACCTTTGCAAGTCATTTAATTCTAAGTGATGTAAACCAAAGTTTTTTCTCTTTTGGATTTACCTATAGTTTGGTAATGTTTAATATAAATGCAAACAATTTCGAAGATTTAGATGCAGGTTTAGGGAATACTTTAAACTTTAATACATCTAATTTTGATGTAAGTTTTTTATACAGATACAATGATTATGGAGTAAGTTTTAATGCCTCTAATCTTTTAGATAAAAAAGATCGGTTTTTCTCTAATGGAGAACCTGTAATTTTAAGGCGATATTCGCTTTATAACTACTATATTTTTACTCGTTTTTATGGAGATTATGAGTTTGAACCTTCTATTCTTGTAGAATATTTTGAAGGTGACCAAAGATCTAGAACAGACCTAAATTTAAAGATTAGAAAACGAACAGCAAGTGGCTATATTTGGGCAGGTTTCACCTATAATTTTTTAAACGATCAATTGTTTAATCCAAATACGTTTGCACCTTTAATAGGTATTAAATCTGGTAATTTATATGCTTCTTATGGTTTTGGAATAAATATAAATAACACACAAAGTTTTAATGTGGGTTCACACATGATTACCCTTGGTTTCGACTTTAAGAAAAGAGAAAGTTTAGCAAGATGTACAAAGAAATTTTATATGTTTCAATAA